From the Gallaecimonas kandeliae genome, one window contains:
- the metJ gene encoding met regulon transcriptional regulator MetJ has product MAQWNGDYISPYAEHGKKSEQVKKITVSIPLKVLKILTDERTRRQVNNLRHATNSELLCEAFLHAFTGQPLPGDEDLRKDRPDDIPEGAKAVMKELGLEIPDLYED; this is encoded by the coding sequence ATGGCTCAGTGGAACGGCGACTACATCAGCCCTTATGCAGAACACGGCAAGAAAAGCGAACAAGTCAAAAAGATCACCGTCTCCATCCCCCTCAAGGTCTTGAAGATCCTCACCGACGAGCGGACCCGCCGCCAGGTCAACAACCTGCGCCATGCCACCAACTCAGAGCTGCTCTGCGAGGCCTTCCTGCACGCCTTCACCGGCCAGCCGTTGCCCGGCGACGAGGACCTGCGCAAAGACAGGCCCGACGACATCCCGGAAGGCGCCAAGGCGGTGATGAAGGAACTTGGCCTGGAGATCCCGGACCTCTACGAGGACTGA
- a CDS encoding bifunctional aspartate kinase/homoserine dehydrogenase II, giving the protein MRHIHKFGGSSLADAHCYKQVAALVRRHCQKGDLVVVSASGDTTDLLLALTIESLPALAQHQRGLFAALEDLDQVARLCAALDADLDAIAQALAEGIDNPDWLLAFGELWSARLLAALLDVAYLDARDFLVIEGGLVQPQSAQRLQALASQELTVVTGFIGADSKGQARTLGRNGSDYSATLVAGFLEAASVTIWTDVTGIYTADPRKLEGAYTQSLLAGNVATELARLGSPVLHPRTLTALDLSRQQLIIRCTFAPDEGGTRISAERGNKALSSLTWRQGVYRCQLAASDEALKAQAYAVEPGGRVAYLPFPHGEDAEALTLLALVGQGLEWQSPAGAALANVAQQGGLVHQAKGPDGLSLIAFIRALPEKRLLARLHDQLFAVGVVVLGLGNIGGCWLDGFAPRLKDRLRLYGLANSKAQLFDLHGIDPAHWRDEFAARAQPRQDGDLLAAFQKAPFAHLLLLDLTASPQVAKQYPQWLNAGIHLVSANKQAGSASLDDYDRLHVTLRQSGRRWFYNTTVGAGLPVQAAIRDLLGCGDDLEGVGGIFSGTLCWLFQNFDGTKPFSALVREAHAKGFTEPDPRDDLNGLDAARKLLILAREAGWRLELSQLRIDNLVPEHLRAIGREEFFDRLEELDAPLLAALNAARAQGKVLRYVGNLRQEADGFRATVGLEALDPSHPFASLTPGDNIFAIQSRYYRENPLIIRGPGAGPHVTAAGVQSDVLQLLAWLA; this is encoded by the coding sequence ATGCGCCATATCCATAAATTCGGCGGCTCCAGCCTGGCCGACGCCCACTGTTATAAACAGGTGGCGGCCCTGGTGCGCCGCCATTGCCAGAAAGGCGACCTGGTGGTGGTCTCCGCCTCAGGCGACACCACAGACCTGCTGCTGGCGCTGACCATCGAGAGCCTGCCGGCCCTGGCGCAGCACCAGCGCGGCCTCTTCGCCGCCTTGGAGGATCTCGACCAGGTGGCGCGCCTTTGTGCCGCCCTGGACGCGGATCTGGATGCCATAGCCCAGGCCCTGGCCGAAGGCATCGACAACCCCGACTGGCTGCTGGCCTTCGGCGAGCTCTGGTCGGCCCGGCTGCTGGCGGCGCTGCTGGACGTTGCCTACCTGGACGCCCGCGACTTCCTGGTCATCGAAGGCGGCCTGGTGCAGCCCCAGAGCGCCCAACGCCTCCAGGCCCTGGCATCCCAGGAGCTGACGGTGGTCACCGGTTTCATCGGCGCCGACAGCAAGGGCCAGGCCCGAACCCTGGGCCGTAACGGCTCCGACTACAGCGCCACCCTGGTGGCCGGTTTCCTGGAAGCCGCTTCCGTCACCATCTGGACAGACGTCACCGGCATCTACACCGCCGATCCGCGCAAGCTGGAAGGGGCCTACACCCAGAGCCTGCTGGCAGGCAACGTCGCCACCGAGCTGGCCCGCCTCGGCTCGCCGGTGTTGCACCCCCGCACCCTCACCGCCCTGGATCTCAGCCGCCAGCAGCTGATCATCCGCTGTACCTTCGCCCCCGACGAAGGGGGCACCCGCATCAGCGCCGAGCGCGGCAACAAGGCCCTGTCCAGCCTTACCTGGCGCCAAGGGGTCTACCGCTGCCAGCTGGCGGCAAGCGATGAAGCACTTAAGGCCCAGGCCTATGCCGTCGAGCCCGGCGGCCGGGTCGCCTACCTGCCTTTCCCCCACGGCGAGGACGCCGAGGCGCTGACCCTGCTGGCCCTGGTGGGCCAGGGGCTGGAATGGCAGAGCCCGGCTGGCGCCGCCCTGGCCAACGTCGCCCAGCAGGGCGGCCTGGTGCACCAGGCCAAGGGGCCGGACGGCCTCTCCCTTATCGCCTTCATCAGGGCGCTGCCTGAAAAAAGGCTGCTGGCCCGGCTGCACGACCAGCTCTTCGCCGTGGGCGTGGTGGTGCTGGGCCTCGGCAATATCGGCGGCTGCTGGCTGGACGGTTTCGCGCCCCGCCTCAAGGACCGCCTGCGCCTCTATGGCCTGGCCAACTCCAAGGCCCAGTTGTTCGACCTGCACGGCATCGACCCCGCCCATTGGCGGGACGAATTTGCGGCCCGGGCCCAGCCCCGCCAGGACGGCGACCTGCTGGCCGCCTTCCAGAAGGCGCCCTTCGCCCACCTGCTGCTGCTGGATCTCACCGCCTCGCCACAGGTGGCCAAGCAGTATCCCCAATGGCTCAACGCCGGCATCCACCTGGTCAGCGCCAACAAGCAGGCGGGTTCGGCCAGCCTGGACGACTACGACCGGCTGCACGTCACCCTGCGCCAAAGTGGCCGCCGCTGGTTCTACAACACCACGGTCGGCGCCGGCCTGCCGGTGCAGGCGGCGATCCGCGACCTGCTGGGCTGCGGCGACGACCTCGAAGGGGTAGGGGGCATCTTCTCCGGCACCCTCTGCTGGCTGTTCCAGAACTTCGACGGCACCAAGCCCTTCTCGGCCCTGGTGCGCGAGGCCCACGCCAAGGGCTTCACGGAGCCGGATCCGCGGGACGATCTCAACGGCTTGGACGCGGCCAGGAAGCTGTTGATCCTGGCCAGGGAAGCGGGCTGGCGCCTGGAGCTCAGCCAGCTGCGGATAGACAACCTGGTGCCGGAGCACCTACGCGCCATAGGGCGGGAGGAGTTCTTCGATCGCCTGGAGGAGCTGGACGCCCCGCTGCTGGCGGCCCTCAACGCAGCCCGCGCCCAGGGCAAGGTGCTGCGCTACGTCGGCAACCTGCGCCAGGAGGCGGACGGCTTTCGCGCCACCGTCGGCCTGGAGGCACTGGACCCCAGTCACCCCTTCGCCAGCCTGACGCCGGGAGACAACATCTTCGCCATCCAGAGCCGCTACTACCGGGAGAACCCGCTGATCATCCGCGGCCCCGGGGCCGGCCCCCACGTCACGGCGGCCGGGGTGCAGTCTGACGTGCTGCAGCTGCTGGCCTGGCTGGCCTGA
- the metF gene encoding methylenetetrahydrofolate reductase, with the protein MSLSHAQHLELLNQSVSDLKDDIQVSFEFFPPGTQKAEQSLWEALDRLAPLAPRFVSVTYGHSEEGRERTHKVVKSIRERTGLTAAPHLTCIDTPEAELRTIARDYWQSGIRHLVALRGDRQPGRQYTDLYAADLVRILREEGDFDISVAAYPEVHPQAKSAQADLLALKQKVEAGASRAITQFFFDVESYLRFRDRCVSAGIDVEIVPGILPVSNFETLQRFAALTNVGLPQWLAQRFAGLENDPTTRSLVGASIAIDQVRVLRREGVKEFHFYTLNRAEQSYAICHTLGVRPQLAKAS; encoded by the coding sequence ATGTCCCTGTCACATGCCCAACACCTGGAACTGCTGAACCAGAGCGTCAGCGATCTCAAGGACGACATCCAGGTCTCCTTCGAGTTCTTCCCCCCCGGCACCCAGAAGGCCGAGCAGAGCCTCTGGGAGGCCCTGGATCGCCTGGCGCCCCTGGCCCCCCGCTTCGTGTCCGTCACCTACGGCCACAGCGAGGAAGGGCGGGAGCGCACCCATAAGGTGGTGAAATCCATCCGCGAGCGCACCGGCCTCACCGCGGCGCCGCACCTGACCTGCATCGACACCCCCGAAGCCGAGCTGCGCACCATCGCCCGCGACTACTGGCAGAGCGGCATCCGCCACCTAGTGGCCCTGCGCGGCGACCGCCAGCCTGGCCGCCAGTACACCGACCTCTATGCCGCCGACCTGGTGCGCATACTGCGCGAGGAAGGGGACTTCGACATCTCGGTGGCCGCCTACCCCGAGGTGCACCCACAAGCCAAGAGCGCCCAGGCCGACCTGCTGGCCTTGAAGCAAAAAGTCGAGGCCGGCGCCAGCCGCGCCATCACCCAGTTCTTCTTCGACGTGGAAAGCTACCTGCGCTTCCGTGACCGCTGCGTCAGCGCCGGCATCGACGTCGAGATAGTGCCGGGCATCCTGCCGGTCTCCAACTTCGAGACCCTGCAGCGTTTCGCGGCCCTGACCAACGTCGGCCTGCCCCAATGGCTGGCCCAGCGCTTTGCCGGCCTGGAGAACGACCCCACCACCCGCTCCCTGGTCGGCGCCTCCATCGCCATCGACCAGGTACGGGTGCTGCGCCGTGAGGGGGTCAAGGAGTTCCACTTCTACACCCTCAACCGTGCCGAGCAGAGCTACGCCATCTGCCATACCCTGGGGGTGCGTCCCCAGCTGGCTAAGGCCAGCTAA
- the rpmE gene encoding 50S ribosomal protein L31, which produces MKDGIHPKYVEIKATCTCGNVINTKSTLGKDINLDVCGACHPFYTGKQKEVNTGGRVDKFNKRFGVLGKK; this is translated from the coding sequence ATGAAAGACGGTATCCATCCTAAGTACGTTGAAATCAAAGCTACCTGCACCTGCGGTAACGTGATCAACACCAAATCCACCCTGGGCAAAGACATCAACCTGGACGTCTGTGGCGCCTGCCACCCCTTCTACACCGGTAAGCAGAAAGAAGTTAACACCGGTGGCCGTGTGGACAAGTTCAACAAGCGTTTCGGCGTGCTGGGCAAGAAATAA
- a CDS encoding PLP-dependent transferase has translation MGQLHKLRGGGRAGACCHGMTHAAMSVDARAAAGINDGLLRFSVGIEGAEDLIADLAQAWPALRGE, from the coding sequence ATGGGACAGCTTCATAAGTTGCGCGGCGGCGGGCGGGCAGGTGCCTGCTGTCACGGCATGACCCACGCCGCCATGAGCGTTGATGCCCGTGCCGCCGCCGGCATCAACGACGGCCTGCTGCGCTTCTCGGTCGGCATCGAGGGTGCCGAGGATCTGATTGCCGACCTGGCCCAGGCCTGGCCTGCGCTGCGGGGTGAATGA
- a CDS encoding M61 family metallopeptidase, which translates to MKRTAVAAAVLGTLLGLPALAEVQPPQDVAYPGTISLKVDATDLAHRIFKVHEEVPVQAGPLTLLYPAWIPGHHSPTGPIDKVAGIKISAKGQAIPWERDQGNVYAFHLTVPQGVDSISVDFDFLSPQNPHQGRVVMTPEMLNLQWNTVALYPAGHFSRQIQVQPSVTIPEGWQLATALEQQDHSGNSYSFKAIDFENLVDSPIFAGSHYKRLDLAPGAKVPVHLNVFADKAKDLEVSDEALKIHQALIKQVYKVYGTQHYNHYDFLLALTDKLGGIGLEHHRSSENSAKENYFTEWDKSWLGRDLLAHEFNHSWNGKYRRPAGVWTPNYNEVKRDHGLWVYEGQTQYWGFVFSARSGLWSHDQAMDRMALLAATYDKGRPGMQWRNILDTTNDPTIAQRSPLPFRSYQMSEDYYSGGQLIWLAVDAKLRELSHDKHSLDDFGKAFFGVHPGAWDINTYEFEEVVKTLDGIEHYDWSDFLNSRLKGHVNLSQSMNDQGWKLVYDDKPSEATKAVEGRYKGTDFVYSLGFMAGKDGTLGDVLWDSPAFNAGLSPSMTILAVNGEQFDGDVLKDAVTKAKTDKAPIELLVKDFNQYKTVTIDYHGGLKYPHLVRIKGKKDYLSQVLKAR; encoded by the coding sequence ATGAAAAGAACCGCCGTAGCGGCTGCCGTACTGGGTACCTTGCTGGGCCTGCCGGCCCTGGCCGAGGTACAGCCCCCCCAGGATGTCGCCTACCCTGGCACCATCAGCCTGAAAGTGGACGCCACCGATCTCGCCCACCGCATCTTCAAGGTTCACGAGGAAGTGCCGGTCCAGGCGGGCCCCCTGACCCTGCTCTATCCTGCCTGGATCCCCGGCCACCACAGCCCCACTGGCCCCATCGACAAGGTGGCCGGCATCAAGATCAGCGCCAAGGGCCAGGCCATTCCCTGGGAGCGTGACCAGGGCAACGTCTACGCTTTCCACCTGACGGTGCCCCAGGGCGTGGACAGCATCAGCGTCGATTTCGACTTCCTGAGCCCCCAGAACCCCCATCAGGGCCGGGTGGTAATGACCCCCGAAATGCTCAACCTGCAGTGGAACACCGTCGCCCTCTACCCGGCCGGCCACTTCAGCCGCCAGATCCAGGTGCAGCCCAGCGTCACTATCCCTGAAGGCTGGCAGCTGGCCACGGCCCTGGAACAGCAGGACCACAGCGGCAACAGCTACAGCTTCAAGGCCATCGACTTCGAAAACCTGGTGGACAGCCCCATCTTCGCCGGCAGCCATTACAAGCGCCTGGATCTCGCTCCCGGCGCCAAGGTGCCGGTGCACCTCAACGTCTTCGCCGACAAGGCCAAGGACCTGGAGGTGAGCGACGAGGCCCTGAAGATCCACCAGGCGCTTATCAAGCAGGTCTACAAGGTCTACGGCACCCAGCACTACAACCATTACGACTTCCTGCTGGCCCTGACCGACAAGCTGGGCGGCATCGGCCTGGAGCACCACAGGTCCAGCGAGAACAGCGCCAAGGAAAACTACTTCACCGAGTGGGACAAGTCCTGGCTGGGCCGTGACCTGCTGGCCCACGAGTTCAACCACTCCTGGAACGGCAAGTACCGCCGCCCCGCCGGCGTCTGGACCCCCAACTACAACGAGGTCAAGCGTGACCACGGCCTTTGGGTGTACGAAGGCCAGACCCAGTACTGGGGCTTCGTCTTCTCCGCCCGTTCCGGCCTCTGGAGCCACGACCAGGCCATGGACAGGATGGCCCTGCTGGCCGCCACCTACGACAAGGGCCGCCCCGGCATGCAGTGGCGCAACATCCTCGACACCACCAACGACCCGACCATAGCCCAGCGTTCGCCCCTGCCGTTCCGCAGCTACCAGATGAGCGAGGACTACTACTCCGGCGGCCAGCTGATCTGGCTGGCGGTGGACGCCAAGCTCCGTGAACTGTCCCACGACAAACACAGCCTCGACGACTTCGGCAAGGCCTTCTTTGGCGTCCACCCCGGCGCCTGGGACATCAACACCTACGAGTTCGAGGAAGTGGTCAAGACCCTGGACGGCATAGAGCACTACGACTGGAGCGATTTCCTCAACAGTCGCCTCAAGGGCCACGTCAACCTCTCCCAGTCCATGAACGACCAGGGCTGGAAGCTGGTCTACGACGACAAGCCCAGCGAAGCCACCAAGGCCGTCGAAGGCCGCTACAAGGGCACCGACTTCGTCTACTCCCTGGGCTTCATGGCCGGCAAGGACGGCACCCTGGGTGACGTGCTCTGGGACAGCCCGGCCTTCAACGCCGGCCTCTCCCCCAGCATGACCATCCTCGCCGTCAACGGTGAGCAGTTCGACGGCGACGTCCTCAAGGACGCCGTGACCAAAGCCAAGACCGACAAGGCCCCCATCGAGCTGCTGGTCAAGGACTTCAACCAGTACAAGACGGTGACCATCGACTACCACGGTGGCCTCAAGTACCCGCACCTGGTGCGGATCAAGGGCAAGAAGGACTACCTCAGCCAGGTGCTGAAGGCCCGCTAA
- the metB gene encoding cystathionine gamma-synthase yields MSIQQSTSAVRAGIDTDHQFNAVVPPLYLSSNYRFHDIHTPAQYDYSRSGNPTRDLLGQAIAELEGGARGVITATGMGAVTLALQLLSPGEVLVVPHDCYGGSWRLFNALAKKGAFELLTVDQGDAQALAAALAKKPRLVWVETPSNPLLRVVDVQAICEQAHAVGSLVLVDNTFLSPLGQQPLALGADLVLHSTTKYLNGHSDVVGGALVAKEQALGDELAWWANCIGITGAPFDAFLTLRGLRTLAARYRAHEENAQALVAWLDAQPEVKVINYPGLKSHPNHDLAKRQQKSFGAMFSVEFAAPVEALGRFVSRLRLFSLAESLGGVESLVAVPATMTHAAMSPEARAAAGINDGLLRFSVGIEGAEDLIADLAQAWPALRGE; encoded by the coding sequence ATGAGCATTCAGCAGAGCACCAGCGCCGTCCGGGCCGGCATCGACACCGACCACCAGTTCAACGCCGTGGTCCCGCCCCTGTACCTGTCTAGCAACTACCGCTTCCACGACATCCACACCCCGGCCCAGTACGACTACAGCCGCTCCGGCAACCCCACCAGGGACCTGCTGGGCCAGGCCATCGCCGAGCTGGAAGGAGGCGCCAGAGGCGTCATTACCGCCACCGGCATGGGCGCCGTCACCCTGGCCTTGCAGCTGCTGAGCCCCGGCGAGGTGCTGGTGGTGCCCCACGACTGCTACGGCGGCTCCTGGCGCCTCTTCAACGCCCTGGCCAAGAAGGGCGCCTTCGAGCTGCTGACGGTGGACCAGGGCGACGCCCAGGCCCTGGCCGCGGCCCTGGCAAAGAAGCCCAGGCTGGTGTGGGTGGAGACCCCCTCCAACCCTCTGCTGCGGGTGGTGGATGTCCAGGCCATCTGCGAGCAGGCCCATGCCGTGGGCAGCCTGGTGCTGGTGGACAACACCTTCCTGTCCCCCCTGGGCCAGCAGCCCCTGGCGCTTGGCGCCGATCTGGTGCTGCACTCCACCACCAAGTACCTCAACGGCCACTCCGACGTGGTGGGCGGTGCCCTGGTGGCCAAGGAGCAGGCCCTGGGTGACGAACTGGCCTGGTGGGCCAACTGCATCGGCATCACGGGTGCGCCTTTCGATGCCTTCCTGACCCTGCGCGGCCTGCGCACCCTGGCGGCCCGCTACCGCGCCCACGAGGAGAACGCCCAGGCGCTGGTGGCCTGGCTGGACGCCCAGCCGGAAGTGAAAGTCATCAACTACCCCGGCCTCAAGAGCCACCCCAACCATGACCTCGCCAAGCGCCAGCAGAAGAGCTTCGGCGCCATGTTCAGCGTCGAGTTTGCGGCCCCCGTCGAGGCCCTGGGCCGCTTCGTGTCCCGCTTGAGGCTGTTCTCCCTGGCCGAATCCCTGGGCGGTGTCGAGAGCCTGGTGGCGGTGCCCGCCACTATGACCCACGCCGCCATGAGCCCTGAGGCCCGTGCCGCCGCCGGCATCAACGACGGCCTGCTGCGCTTCTCGGTCGGCATCGAAGGTGCCGAGGATCTGATTGCCGATCTGGCCCAGGCCTGGCCTGCGCTGCGGGGGGAATGA
- the metE gene encoding 5-methyltetrahydropteroyltriglutamate--homocysteine S-methyltransferase, protein MALTHSLGFPRIGRRRELKFALESFWAGDSGEAELQAVARGVRRYNWQAQQQLDLVPAGDFSLYDQVLDTAVRLGVLPQRFEADEPRLTRYFRQARGRAPGGEDVPALEMTKWFNTNYHYLVPELEADQGFCLDIHDQLAQIREAKALGHAVKPVLLGPVTFLYLAKQRQGQDGRLALLPALLAAYRQWLAALAAEGIDWVQLDEPILVQDLGADWQGAVEAAYGELSREPVRILLASYFGTLGNNLALATGLPVAGLHIDAVAGKAQLAVVDGAWPKDKVLSVGIVNGRNVWRTDLNAAIELLAPLAQRRGDNLWVAPSCSLLHSPVDLDQEDQLDDELKSWLAFAVQKVEEVRLIAKALNEGKGAIQEALAASDAAALARRQSGRIHNPAVAERLASITGEHSRRQRPFAERIKIQRQALRLPAYPTTTIGSFPQTPAIRGLRRDWRAGRLAEADYRTAIAREIEAVVREQEALGLDLLVHGEAERNDMVEYFGELLAGFAFTRFGWVQSYGSRCVKPPIIFGDVSRAQPLTVEWTAFAQGLTDKPVKGMLTGPVTILGWSFPRDDLDLPSIARQIALALRDEVADLEAAGIKVIQIDEPAFRELLPLKLADQGPYFDWAVEAFRLSAAGVADGTQIHTHMCYSEFNAIIDAIAALDADVITIETSRSANELLEVFRHYNYPNEIGPGVYDIHSPRIPSVDEMAALIERAQAYIPAERLWVNPDCGLKTRRWEEVRPALSNMVAAAKQLREGGCAR, encoded by the coding sequence ATGGCTTTAACCCATTCCCTTGGTTTCCCCCGTATCGGCCGCCGCCGCGAACTGAAATTCGCCCTCGAATCCTTTTGGGCCGGCGACAGCGGCGAAGCCGAGCTGCAGGCCGTCGCCCGAGGCGTCCGCCGATACAACTGGCAGGCGCAGCAGCAGCTGGACCTGGTGCCCGCCGGCGACTTCAGCCTTTACGACCAGGTGCTGGACACGGCGGTGCGCCTGGGGGTGCTGCCCCAGCGCTTCGAAGCCGACGAGCCCCGCCTCACCCGTTACTTCCGCCAGGCCCGTGGCCGGGCCCCGGGCGGCGAGGACGTGCCGGCCCTGGAGATGACCAAGTGGTTCAACACCAACTACCACTACCTGGTGCCCGAGCTGGAGGCCGACCAGGGCTTTTGCCTCGACATCCACGACCAGCTCGCGCAGATCCGCGAGGCCAAGGCCCTGGGCCATGCCGTCAAGCCGGTGCTGCTGGGGCCCGTCACCTTCCTGTACCTGGCCAAGCAGCGCCAGGGGCAAGACGGCCGCCTGGCCCTGCTGCCGGCCCTGCTGGCCGCCTACCGCCAGTGGCTGGCCGCCCTGGCCGCCGAGGGCATCGACTGGGTGCAGCTGGACGAGCCTATCCTGGTCCAGGATCTCGGCGCCGACTGGCAGGGCGCCGTCGAGGCCGCCTATGGCGAACTGAGCCGGGAGCCTGTGCGGATCCTGCTGGCCAGCTACTTCGGCACCCTGGGCAACAACCTGGCCCTGGCCACCGGCCTGCCGGTGGCCGGCCTGCACATCGACGCCGTGGCCGGCAAGGCCCAACTGGCGGTGGTGGACGGCGCCTGGCCCAAGGACAAGGTGCTGTCCGTGGGCATCGTCAACGGCCGCAACGTCTGGCGCACCGACCTCAATGCCGCCATAGAACTGCTCGCCCCCCTGGCCCAGCGCCGCGGCGACAACCTCTGGGTGGCCCCCAGCTGCTCGCTGCTGCACAGCCCCGTCGATCTCGACCAGGAAGACCAACTGGACGACGAACTCAAGTCCTGGCTGGCCTTCGCCGTGCAGAAGGTGGAGGAGGTGCGGCTCATCGCCAAGGCGCTCAACGAGGGCAAGGGCGCCATCCAGGAGGCCCTGGCCGCCTCCGACGCCGCCGCCCTGGCCCGCCGCCAGTCCGGCCGCATCCACAACCCGGCCGTGGCCGAGCGCCTGGCTTCTATTACCGGCGAGCACAGCCGCCGCCAGCGCCCCTTCGCCGAGCGCATCAAGATCCAGCGTCAGGCCCTGCGGCTGCCCGCCTACCCCACCACCACTATCGGCTCCTTCCCCCAGACCCCGGCCATCCGCGGCCTGCGCCGCGACTGGCGGGCCGGCCGCCTGGCCGAGGCCGACTACCGCACCGCCATTGCCAGGGAGATAGAAGCCGTGGTGCGCGAGCAGGAGGCCTTGGGGCTGGACCTGCTGGTGCACGGCGAGGCGGAGCGCAACGACATGGTGGAGTACTTCGGCGAGCTGCTGGCGGGCTTCGCCTTCACCCGCTTCGGCTGGGTGCAGAGCTACGGCTCGCGCTGCGTCAAGCCGCCCATCATCTTCGGCGACGTCAGCCGCGCCCAGCCGCTGACGGTGGAATGGACCGCCTTCGCCCAGGGGCTGACCGACAAACCGGTCAAGGGCATGCTCACAGGCCCCGTCACCATCCTCGGCTGGTCCTTCCCCCGGGACGACCTGGATCTGCCCAGCATCGCCCGGCAGATAGCCCTGGCCCTGCGTGACGAAGTGGCGGACTTGGAAGCGGCCGGCATCAAGGTGATCCAGATAGACGAGCCGGCCTTTCGCGAGCTGCTGCCCCTGAAGCTGGCCGACCAGGGCCCCTACTTCGACTGGGCGGTGGAGGCTTTCCGGCTCTCGGCGGCCGGGGTGGCGGACGGCACCCAGATCCACACCCACATGTGCTACTCGGAGTTCAACGCCATCATCGACGCCATAGCGGCCCTGGACGCCGACGTCATCACCATAGAGACGTCCCGCAGCGCCAACGAGCTGCTGGAGGTGTTCCGCCACTACAACTACCCCAACGAGATAGGGCCGGGCGTCTACGACATCCACAGCCCCCGCATCCCCTCTGTGGACGAGATGGCGGCGCTGATCGAGCGGGCCCAGGCCTATATTCCCGCCGAGCGGCTCTGGGTGAACCCCGACTGCGGCCTCAAGACCCGCCGCTGGGAGGAAGTGCGGCCGGCGCTGAGCAATATGGTGGCCGCCGCCAAGCAACTGCGTGAGGGCGGCTGCGCTCGGTGA
- a CDS encoding glucosaminidase domain-containing protein, with the protein MVKINGSVGYQGKNQKGDVKAVQQLLNRHLKEMPGIRKLAEDGVAGGLTVQAIKAFQTRVMKMVRPDGRVDPQGKTLSLLNKASGVKARPANVSAFIDKTLPAAKAVKDRYGVPISVLMAQAALESGWGRHVKDNAYFGIKAHKTAGATTTFKTTEFVNGKQISISDQFRAYTDFRESALDYGKFLTENPRYKTAFLYKNDPLKFADQLQAAGYATDPQYAKKLKTVITTYHLDDYDK; encoded by the coding sequence ATGGTCAAGATCAATGGCTCTGTGGGATATCAGGGCAAGAATCAGAAAGGTGATGTGAAGGCGGTCCAGCAGTTGCTGAACCGACATCTCAAGGAAATGCCCGGCATCAGGAAGCTGGCCGAGGATGGCGTTGCTGGCGGCCTTACGGTACAGGCCATCAAGGCCTTTCAGACGAGGGTCATGAAAATGGTCCGTCCCGACGGCAGGGTGGACCCGCAAGGTAAGACGCTCTCCCTCTTGAATAAGGCTAGCGGGGTGAAGGCCAGGCCAGCCAACGTGTCCGCCTTTATCGACAAGACGCTGCCCGCTGCCAAGGCCGTCAAGGATAGGTATGGCGTACCCATTTCGGTGCTGATGGCACAAGCCGCCTTGGAGTCGGGCTGGGGGCGGCATGTGAAAGACAACGCCTACTTCGGCATCAAGGCTCACAAGACGGCGGGCGCCACTACCACTTTCAAGACGACAGAATTCGTCAACGGTAAGCAAATCTCGATATCCGATCAGTTCCGGGCATATACCGACTTCAGGGAGTCGGCACTCGACTACGGGAAATTCCTGACGGAAAACCCAAGATATAAAACCGCCTTCCTCTATAAGAATGACCCTTTGAAATTTGCAGATCAGTTGCAGGCGGCCGGTTATGCCACGGACCCTCAGTATGCAAAGAAGCTTAAGACGGTCATTACCACCTATCACTTGGATGATTACGACAAATAA